From the genome of Synergistetes bacterium HGW-Synergistetes-1, one region includes:
- a CDS encoding ferredoxin: MIDITINGIPIKVEKGATILHAAQESNIDIPTLCNHEGLVPDGNCRICSVEIDDRGSKKIVASCMFPITRSISVETETERVQRARNTVLQLLINRNPKSPIIQQLCDKYGVIREERFALEPDLCIRCGRCVRACEANGTKAIELVDRGFDRHVAPPYELETDACIGCLSCATVCPTGKITYEESPGKRTIWHKDFDVLQCKRCGIYFATKEMLDWAGRPENDRDYCDHCQKYIESVKFLTESQKK; encoded by the coding sequence ATGATTGATATAACTATAAACGGGATACCAATTAAAGTTGAAAAAGGGGCAACGATCCTTCATGCGGCCCAGGAAAGCAACATCGATATCCCCACCCTCTGCAACCACGAAGGATTGGTGCCCGATGGCAACTGCAGGATATGTTCTGTAGAAATAGATGACAGGGGAAGCAAAAAGATAGTAGCATCTTGTATGTTCCCTATCACAAGGAGCATATCTGTAGAGACTGAGACAGAGAGAGTACAAAGGGCCAGAAATACAGTCCTTCAGCTTCTAATAAACAGAAACCCAAAATCACCTATCATCCAGCAGCTGTGTGATAAATACGGTGTGATACGCGAGGAGAGGTTTGCCTTGGAGCCTGATCTCTGCATCAGGTGCGGTCGCTGCGTCAGGGCATGCGAAGCTAACGGGACTAAGGCGATAGAGCTTGTTGACAGAGGTTTTGACCGGCATGTAGCGCCCCCGTACGAACTTGAGACCGACGCCTGCATAGGCTGCCTTTCATGTGCGACAGTATGTCCGACCGGAAAAATTACCTACGAAGAATCGCCGGGAAAGAGAACAATATGGCACAAAGATTTTGATGTTCTTCAGTGTAAGAGGTGTGGCATTTACTTTGCTACAAAAGAGATGCTCGACTGGGCAGGCAGGCCTGAAAATGACCGGGATTACTGTGATCACTGCCAGAAGTACATTGAAAGCGTAAAGTTCTTAACAGAGTCTCAAAAGAAATAA
- a CDS encoding 4Fe-4S ferredoxin, which produces MEMILLTSPEKCIGCGTCELACSLAQNGECRPAISRVNVFRFDRGSNVPMMCFQCEEAACMAVCKTKALVRDEETGVVQVEEDKCIGCRMCVMACPFGNIAFDRVAKVAIKCNHCDGEPLCAEFCPTAAIEYVPADTATLNRKKAFSAKMKQALEEVK; this is translated from the coding sequence ATGGAAATGATACTTTTAACATCGCCGGAAAAATGTATTGGCTGCGGGACCTGTGAACTGGCCTGTTCACTGGCTCAAAACGGAGAGTGCAGGCCAGCTATTTCAAGAGTCAATGTCTTTAGATTCGACAGGGGCAGCAATGTCCCTATGATGTGCTTCCAGTGTGAAGAGGCAGCATGCATGGCGGTCTGCAAGACCAAAGCCCTTGTCCGTGACGAGGAGACCGGAGTTGTGCAGGTTGAAGAGGACAAGTGTATCGGATGCAGAATGTGCGTTATGGCATGTCCTTTCGGAAATATCGCTTTCGACAGGGTCGCTAAAGTAGCAATAAAGTGCAACCATTGTGACGGAGAGCCTCTTTGTGCTGAATTCTGTCCCACGGCAGCGATCGAATATGTCCCCGCGGATACCGCTACACTTAACAGGAAAAAAGCATTTTCAGCCAAAATGAAACAGGCACTTGAGGAGGTGAAGTAA